One Paenisporosarcina sp. FSL H8-0542 genomic region harbors:
- a CDS encoding alpha-amylase family glycosyl hydrolase — MKIDKWIRATIAATLLMGLIAPLTTQAASKQSIQNESIYDLLVDRYFNKTIENDFEVDAREPSAFAGGDFEGVAEKLDHIQKMGFTMVSLGPVFSTETYDGKRVMDYGQLERHFGTSEELTALIKKAHKNNMSVMIDLPLQNVSAKHVWAKDKDKASWVQSNEDGTISWDLTNEDAQKAIEQAALDFVKKYKVDAVRLTEIEGIDSAFLNSLIESLKKDNEHLSVLSSESSEAKFDATLVSGQEDMYRNIFKNVDLDSKALEEISTENPVIHQIDTINSKRFTANAAEENMFPPTRWKMAMATLLSMPGIPMMTYGSEIAVNGEKPPASHPIMDFKTDEELIEYIGDVQSLRNDSAAFRTGSMEMLYNEAGLMVYERSNDEETWIVAINNTGGTQSFDIPREVVGDNKQLRGLIEGDILRQRDDGNYRLVVDREIAEFYQVTDDKGINKGYLAALVLVYILFMFFIYLVWRKGKQRKLDEKKNIG; from the coding sequence TTGAAAATAGATAAATGGATTCGTGCAACAATTGCAGCAACATTACTTATGGGTTTGATTGCCCCGTTAACTACACAGGCGGCATCAAAACAATCCATTCAAAACGAAAGTATATACGACTTACTAGTCGACCGCTATTTCAATAAAACAATTGAAAATGATTTTGAAGTTGATGCGAGGGAGCCCAGTGCATTTGCAGGTGGCGATTTCGAAGGTGTGGCGGAAAAATTGGATCACATCCAAAAGATGGGCTTTACGATGGTGTCTTTAGGACCCGTCTTTTCAACAGAGACATATGACGGGAAACGTGTCATGGATTACGGGCAACTAGAACGTCATTTTGGGACATCCGAAGAGCTTACAGCTTTGATCAAAAAAGCGCATAAAAACAACATGAGCGTCATGATTGATTTACCGCTTCAAAATGTAAGTGCGAAGCACGTTTGGGCAAAAGATAAGGACAAGGCTTCCTGGGTACAATCCAATGAAGATGGAACGATCTCATGGGATTTAACAAATGAAGATGCACAAAAAGCGATTGAACAGGCAGCGCTTGATTTTGTAAAAAAATATAAAGTAGATGCCGTGCGATTGACTGAAATTGAAGGAATCGATTCTGCGTTTTTAAATTCATTGATCGAGAGCCTTAAAAAAGACAATGAACATTTATCTGTGCTCAGTTCCGAATCTAGTGAAGCTAAATTCGATGCCACATTAGTAAGTGGACAAGAAGATATGTATCGAAACATTTTCAAAAATGTAGATTTAGATTCAAAGGCATTGGAAGAAATATCGACTGAAAATCCAGTCATCCATCAAATTGATACGATCAATTCAAAACGATTCACCGCCAATGCGGCCGAAGAAAATATGTTTCCGCCTACACGTTGGAAAATGGCAATGGCTACTTTATTGTCAATGCCCGGTATACCAATGATGACTTACGGTTCTGAGATTGCAGTAAACGGAGAGAAGCCTCCAGCTTCTCACCCGATTATGGACTTTAAGACTGATGAAGAATTGATTGAATATATTGGAGATGTACAATCGCTTCGAAATGATTCAGCAGCATTTCGGACAGGTTCAATGGAAATGTTATATAACGAAGCCGGCTTGATGGTGTATGAACGTTCGAATGATGAGGAAACTTGGATTGTCGCCATCAACAATACAGGTGGTACTCAAAGCTTTGATATCCCACGAGAAGTGGTTGGCGATAATAAACAACTTCGTGGTTTAATTGAAGGGGATATTTTACGACAAAGAGATGATGGAAACTATCGTCTGGTAGTGGACAGAGAAATTGCCGAATTTTATCAAGTAACTGATGATAAAGGAATCAATAAAGGGTATTTAGCAGCTCTTGTTTTAGTCTACATTCTATTCATGTTCTTCATTTATCTTGTTTGGCGCAAAGGTAAGCAACGAAAATTAGATGAAAAGAAAAATATAGGATAG
- a CDS encoding YisL family protein, with protein MDFLANTHLHITAWVLGIILFFVSVLLKTGKGQKITHMVLRLVYVFIILTGVALFMVGMDSDMGMLYGFKFLGGILVIGMMEMILVRMKKQKPTTMFWVLLFVFLFITMFLGFSLPLGSSFLA; from the coding sequence TTGGATTTTTTAGCTAACACGCACTTACACATTACAGCTTGGGTACTAGGTATTATCTTGTTCTTTGTCTCTGTTTTACTTAAGACAGGCAAAGGACAAAAAATCACACATATGGTGTTACGTTTAGTTTACGTATTCATCATTTTGACAGGTGTGGCATTGTTCATGGTTGGCATGGATTCCGATATGGGCATGCTTTATGGATTTAAGTTCCTTGGTGGAATTTTAGTCATCGGCATGATGGAAATGATTTTGGTTCGTATGAAAAAACAAAAACCAACAACGATGTTTTGGGTATTATTGTTTGTGTTCTTGTTTATCACAATGTTCCTAGGGTTCTCATTACCATTAGGCAGCAGCTTTTTAGCATAA
- a CDS encoding fumarylacetoacetate hydrolase family protein: MKIVSFRYEGQIRFGPKVKKEEAIWDVVAIQQTLQVLPDFPQTIVDGIEKGMDFVEQMRKLADAALNSEEPNQFKRPFTSIEWLSPIPRTPKNIFGVGRNYAEHAKEMGSEAAPEHLMIFTKSPTTIAADGELLSVHSDATSSYDYEGELAVVISKKGENIPKKLAYDHVFGYTIANDLTARDLQKKHQQFFLGKSLKGSCPMGPYLVTKDELPNPQNLSIVTKVNDEVRQNGHTDDMIFSVEELIAQISALVTLEPGDVILTGTPSGVGKGFNPPKFLVAGDTVKVSVEGIGTLVNRFE; this comes from the coding sequence ATGAAAATCGTTTCTTTTCGTTATGAAGGTCAAATTCGTTTCGGTCCCAAGGTGAAGAAAGAAGAAGCCATATGGGACGTGGTGGCGATACAACAGACGCTCCAAGTGTTGCCCGATTTTCCTCAGACCATTGTTGATGGAATTGAAAAAGGAATGGATTTTGTTGAGCAGATGCGTAAGCTCGCAGATGCTGCTCTGAATTCTGAAGAGCCGAATCAATTCAAACGACCATTTACAAGCATCGAATGGCTATCTCCGATTCCACGAACACCGAAAAATATTTTTGGTGTGGGTCGAAACTATGCAGAGCATGCAAAAGAAATGGGTTCAGAAGCTGCACCAGAACATTTGATGATTTTCACAAAATCACCGACAACAATTGCAGCAGACGGAGAATTACTTTCAGTACATTCAGATGCCACTTCTTCATATGACTATGAAGGTGAACTGGCCGTTGTTATCAGTAAAAAGGGAGAAAATATTCCTAAAAAACTTGCTTATGATCATGTGTTTGGCTATACAATCGCAAACGATTTAACAGCGCGTGATTTACAGAAGAAACACCAGCAATTTTTCCTTGGCAAAAGCTTGAAAGGATCTTGTCCGATGGGTCCATATTTAGTGACGAAAGACGAGTTACCAAATCCGCAAAATCTATCCATTGTGACAAAAGTGAATGACGAAGTACGCCAAAATGGACATACAGATGATATGATTTTTTCTGTAGAAGAATTGATTGCACAAATTTCTGCATTGGTAACACTTGAACCCGGAGATGTAATTTTGACAGGAACTCCTTCTGGTGTGGGAAAAGGCTTTAATCCCCCAAAATTTTTGGTAGCCGGTGATACAGTGAAGGTGTCTGTTGAAGGAATTGGCACATTGGTAAACCGATTTGAATAA
- a CDS encoding DUF418 domain-containing protein, with protein MNLRPTELQERVVAIDMMRGFSLLGIFIVNMLAFHTPYYYINPYTWYTDLSDKETFQWIDIVLQGSVYPLFSMLFGYGLMMQFLKSKQRGGSFLPLAIRRLSVLLIIGILHAFLIWSGDILITYALSGFIIILLLRLSSGWLLGIALPLYLIPNLGFSFLLYYAAQTGQEFYAGVQEIESSILAFGSGSWTDIFIQRAADWSYANIESGTLLLIGITIFPYMLLGAAAAKAKLIERTSEKKIFWIGLTVLTLAVGYFIKFLPFTKEADFFTMYVQDIFGGPLVAIGYAGLIALLCQLTVFRKLFSPVAKVGRMSMTTYLTQSVIATTIFYSYGFGLYGKVDVLTGTWLAVGIFIVQIIFAEIWLSKFKQGPIEMLWKRATYGKIK; from the coding sequence GTGAATTTAAGACCTACAGAATTACAGGAACGGGTCGTTGCAATCGATATGATGCGCGGCTTCTCACTCCTAGGGATTTTTATCGTCAATATGCTGGCGTTTCATACTCCCTATTACTACATAAATCCGTACACTTGGTATACAGATCTGAGTGATAAAGAAACGTTTCAATGGATAGATATAGTGTTACAAGGAAGTGTATATCCTTTATTTTCCATGCTATTTGGCTATGGATTGATGATGCAATTCCTTAAATCAAAGCAACGAGGAGGATCTTTCCTACCACTTGCAATACGCAGGTTAAGCGTATTATTGATCATCGGAATTCTACATGCTTTCCTTATTTGGTCAGGTGACATATTGATCACATATGCACTGAGTGGGTTTATTATCATTTTGTTGTTGCGACTTTCAAGTGGCTGGTTACTTGGAATTGCGTTACCTCTTTATCTCATACCGAACTTAGGTTTCTCGTTTTTACTTTATTACGCAGCGCAAACTGGCCAAGAATTTTATGCCGGTGTACAGGAGATTGAATCTTCTATCCTGGCATTTGGTTCTGGAAGCTGGACTGATATTTTCATTCAGCGGGCAGCCGATTGGAGCTATGCCAATATTGAGTCGGGGACCTTATTATTAATAGGTATAACGATTTTCCCTTATATGCTGCTTGGTGCTGCGGCGGCTAAAGCGAAATTGATTGAACGCACATCAGAGAAGAAGATTTTTTGGATTGGATTGACGGTACTAACATTGGCAGTGGGCTATTTCATCAAGTTCTTGCCTTTCACAAAAGAAGCGGACTTTTTCACAATGTATGTGCAAGATATATTTGGAGGTCCCTTGGTCGCTATTGGCTATGCAGGACTGATTGCACTGTTATGTCAATTAACTGTCTTCCGTAAGCTCTTCTCGCCTGTTGCTAAAGTTGGAAGAATGTCCATGACGACATATTTAACACAATCAGTCATTGCCACCACCATCTTTTATTCTTATGGGTTTGGCTTGTATGGCAAAGTGGATGTATTGACAGGAACTTGGCTAGCTGTCGGAATCTTTATCGTCCAAATAATATTCGCAGAAATCTGGTTATCCAAGTTTAAGCAAGGACCGATTGAAATGCTCTGGAAAAGAGCGACGTATGGAAAAATTAAATAA